A genomic region of Branchiostoma lanceolatum isolate klBraLanc5 chromosome 4, klBraLanc5.hap2, whole genome shotgun sequence contains the following coding sequences:
- the LOC136432823 gene encoding helix-loop-helix protein ngn-1-like, which translates to MSVSSEDAESRASDSGAEEGWVRSPGSAASSSSESSDGSVDVKVKRTRSSSTEEINYNLRPKTILNIIESEKRRHQPRKPKPRQKPPPLSKYRRKSANSRERDRMHQINYAFEALRCVVPKLPPSAAQEACEAGKMTKITTLRLAMNYISALQQLLKDDDDGNVPGSSTCTEDQGECKLEPTSQTVTDAFMGSLPSPPDYFATSCDVDVKEEHMEGA; encoded by the coding sequence ATGTCAGTTAGCAGCGAGGACGCCGAGTCGCGCGCGTCGGACTCCGGCGCCGAGGAGGGCTGGGTGAGAAGCCCCGGCAGCGCCGCCAGCTCGTCTTCGGAGTCCAGCGACGGTTCCGTGGACGTCAAAGTCAAGAGAACACGGTCCTCTTCAACTGAAGAGATCAACTACAATCTGCGGCCGAAGACTATTCTCAATATCATCGAGTCGGAAAAGCGTCGCCACCAGCCGAGAAAACCCAAGCCGCGGCAGAAGCCGCCGCCGCTCAGCAAGTACCGACGGAAGTCGGCCAACTCGCGGGAGCGGGACCGCATGCACCAGATAAACTACGCCTTCGAGGCCCTGCGCTGCGTCGTGCCAAAGCTGCCGCCGTCGGCGGCTCAGGAGGCTTGTGAGGCCGGGAAGATGACCAAAATCACTACCTTAAGACTGGCTATGAACTACATAAGCGCACTGCAGCAGTTACTTAAGGACGATGACGACGGCAACGTGCCGGGGTCTTCGACCTGTACGGAGGACCAAGGCGAGTGCAAACTCGAGCCTACTTCGCAAACCGTCACGGACGCTTTCATGGGGAGCCTACCGTCTCCCCCCGACTACTTCGCCACGAGTTGCGATGTCGACGTCAAGGAGGAGCACATGGAGGGGGCGTGA